A stretch of DNA from Synergistota bacterium:
TTGAGAAGAGCAAGACGGAGGCTGGCTTTCCTGAATTTCCTCCGGGATTGAATCCCTCTCCTGCAGATCAGTTTCTCTATGAGCTTATGAAAGGTGTGGTAGGCGGATTGGGGAGCTCGATGGCACCCGATTATCAAGCCAACATAAGCTTGACCTATCCTTTATACCTTGGAGGGAAAAGAAGTGCTCTCATTAAATCTGCGAAAGAAAATCTCCTTTCAGAGCTGGAAAAGCTCAGGGAGGTTAAGCAAGAGGTTTTTTACTCTGTGAACGAGGCCTATTATAAGCTCCTTAAGGCTAAAAGTATGTTATCGCTCGCAAGGGATACAAAAAAACAGCTTGAGGCTCACTTAAGAGAGGTTAAAGCCCTCGTTGAGGTTGGAATAGCGTCAAGGAGCGATCTTCTGAGAGTGGAAGTTGCACTGGCTAATGCTGATCTCGGAATAATAAGGGCGGAGCATGCGGTAAAACTGGCGAGGCTTGGATTAAAATTTGCTATCGGGCTTAATATCGATGAGGATATAAAGGTTAAAGAGGAGTTGGGATATTCGCCTATAGGAGGTGAGTTAAGCGAGTATCTTAAAGAAGCGTACTCAAGAAGGCCTGAGATTCTCAGCGTTCAGCACCTTATAAGTGCTCTTAAGGCAAGTGAACGTGCTGCTCTCGCTGACTATAGGCCTCAGCTTCTTCTTTCTGCTAATTATCAGTGGAGCGGTGATACCTTCCCTCCGGAGGACAATAGCTGGAACGTTGCGCTGGTTTTAAGCTTTAAGCTTTTTGATGGTGGGGAGACTAAGGGAAAGGTTAAGGAGGCAAGAGCTAACCTAAGAAAACTTGAGGCTACGTTTGAGAATTTGAAAAAGGGGGTTGCCTTAGAGGTAGAATCTGCCTATCTTTCTGTTAAAGAGGCGGAGAAGAGAATAAAAGTAGCAGGTGCTCAGGTTGAGAAAGCCCTTGAGGATTTCAGAATAGCTGAGGAGGAGTACAAGGCTGGTGTGGGAACAAACATAGATGTTCTCGATGCTCAAACTGCGTGGAAGG
This window harbors:
- a CDS encoding TolC family protein; this translates as MRRGIILAVLALWISLSGVASGLTLDLNKALDLASKKNPKLREAMAAVEAAKAKLIQAESLLYPKIDFQTTKLEKSKTEAGFPEFPPGLNPSPADQFLYELMKGVVGGLGSSMAPDYQANISLTYPLYLGGKRSALIKSAKENLLSELEKLREVKQEVFYSVNEAYYKLLKAKSMLSLARDTKKQLEAHLREVKALVEVGIASRSDLLRVEVALANADLGIIRAEHAVKLARLGLKFAIGLNIDEDIKVKEELGYSPIGGELSEYLKEAYSRRPEILSVQHLISALKASERAALADYRPQLLLSANYQWSGDTFPPEDNSWNVALVLSFKLFDGGETKGKVKEARANLRKLEATFENLKKGVALEVESAYLSVKEAEKRIKVAGAQVEKALEDFRIAEEEYKAGVGTNIDVLDAQTAWKEMKVNYIQALYDANVAVAKLLLAIGRDRH